The Sagittula sp. P11 genome window below encodes:
- a CDS encoding metallopeptidase family protein, which yields MTRTDADTFYEIARAALNDLPEPFRAGTADVVLRVEDWAPRRILDEMGIDDPLELTGLYEGIPLTEKSVTYPSPYPDTVWLFRKPILEEWRERQVDLTDLITHVVVHEIAHHFGWSDEDIAVIDPWWE from the coding sequence ATGACCCGCACCGACGCCGACACTTTCTACGAGATCGCCCGCGCCGCACTGAACGATCTGCCCGAGCCGTTTCGCGCCGGCACGGCCGATGTGGTGCTGCGGGTTGAAGACTGGGCGCCCCGCCGCATCCTCGACGAGATGGGCATCGACGACCCGCTGGAGCTGACCGGCCTTTACGAAGGCATTCCGCTGACCGAGAAGTCGGTCACCTACCCCTCCCCCTATCCCGATACCGTCTGGCTGTTCCGCAAGCCCATCCTTGAGGAGTGGCGCGAACGGCAGGTCGACCTGACAGATCTCATCACCCATGTGGTGGTCCATGAGATCGCGCATCACTTCGGCTGGTCCGACGAGGATATCGCGGTGATCGACCCCTGGTGGGAGTAG
- a CDS encoding 1-phosphofructokinase family hexose kinase, with protein MSQVLTVTLNPALDVATSALNVTPGVKLRCTEPTVEPGGGGVNVARAITQLGGKARALVALGGPTGAALERELHARHLDVLRIEGPGETRQSFAVTDATNGDQYRFVLPGPAWSTSQLDAMLDTIDTECDPDAFVVLSGSMPPGAAPGFVTRACIRLGTRRVILDTSGEHLEHQATAPQPAPYVLRMDSAEAKALSGQGLETRAESAAYAENLRKRGAAEIVIIARGKDGSVMAGPDGLWHTSAANDVVVSAIGAGDSFVGGFTMSLAQGHPAPEALRRGAAAAAAAVMSPGTQLCLPEDYKLLLPRTTLTQF; from the coding sequence ATGTCCCAAGTTCTGACCGTCACGCTCAATCCCGCGCTCGACGTCGCCACCTCGGCGCTGAATGTCACGCCCGGGGTCAAGCTGCGCTGCACCGAACCCACGGTCGAACCGGGCGGCGGCGGCGTCAACGTGGCGCGTGCCATCACCCAGCTGGGCGGCAAGGCCCGGGCGCTGGTGGCGCTTGGCGGGCCGACGGGCGCGGCGCTGGAGCGCGAGCTGCACGCCCGTCACCTCGACGTGCTGCGGATCGAAGGCCCCGGCGAGACGCGGCAGAGCTTTGCCGTCACCGACGCCACCAACGGCGACCAGTACCGTTTCGTGCTGCCCGGACCGGCGTGGAGCACGTCGCAACTCGACGCCATGCTCGACACCATCGACACCGAATGCGACCCCGACGCCTTCGTCGTCCTGTCCGGCAGCATGCCGCCCGGGGCCGCGCCCGGATTCGTCACCCGCGCCTGCATCCGGCTGGGCACCCGCCGGGTGATCCTCGACACCTCGGGCGAGCATCTCGAACACCAGGCCACCGCGCCGCAGCCCGCGCCCTACGTCCTGCGCATGGACAGTGCGGAGGCCAAGGCGCTCTCCGGCCAAGGGCTGGAGACCCGCGCCGAAAGCGCCGCCTACGCGGAGAACCTGCGCAAGCGCGGCGCGGCCGAGATCGTCATCATCGCGCGCGGCAAGGACGGGTCGGTCATGGCCGGACCGGACGGGCTGTGGCACACCTCTGCCGCCAACGATGTCGTCGTCTCTGCCATCGGTGCCGGTGACAGCTTCGTCGGCGGCTTCACCATGAGCCTCGCGCAGGGGCACCCCGCACCGGAGGCGCTGCGTCGCGGGGCGGCGGCGGCAGCAGCGGCGGTCATGAGCCCCGGCACCCAGCTTTGTCTGCCCGAGGACTACAAGCTCCTCCTGCCGCGGACGACCCTGACCCAGTTCTGA
- a CDS encoding NAD+ synthase, with protein MTDRFRLTMAQLNPTVGDLAGNAAKARAAWEEGRAQGADLVALPEMFITGYQAQDLIVKPAFVNAAVREIEALAEACADGPALAIGGPCPEGAKLHNSYYVLQGGKIAAVTHKYFLPNFNVFDEVRLFSRDQLQGPVSINGVRVGMPVCEDAWYPDVVEAMEESGAEILVVPNGSPYFRNKYETRLNKMIARVIESGLPLAYLNMVGGQDDQVFDGGSFVLNPHARLAVQLPVFEEVTTTVDFVRGDDGWKAEEGAFVTHPGAWEQDYNVMVLALRDYCRKTGFGKVLLGMSGGVDSALVATIAVDALGAENVRCVMLPSEYTSEHSLEDAKACANALGCRYDFVPISKGRDAITETLAPLFEGTEPDLTEENIQSRLRGLLLMALSNKFGEMLLTTGNKSEVAVGYATIYGDMAGGYNPIKDLYKTRVFETCRWRNANHRGWMKGPEGEVIPERIITKPPSAELREDQKDSDSLPDYPVLDAILDILVDQDGSVSDCVAAGYAQEDAMRVQHLLYISEYKRFQSAPGARLTSRAFWLDRRYPIVNRWRDEG; from the coding sequence ATGACCGACCGGTTCCGCCTGACGATGGCACAGCTCAATCCCACCGTGGGGGATCTTGCCGGAAACGCCGCCAAGGCGCGTGCCGCGTGGGAGGAAGGGCGCGCGCAGGGCGCCGACCTCGTGGCGCTGCCCGAGATGTTCATCACCGGCTACCAGGCGCAGGACCTGATCGTGAAGCCGGCCTTCGTCAATGCCGCCGTGCGCGAGATCGAGGCGCTGGCAGAGGCCTGTGCGGACGGCCCCGCGCTGGCCATCGGCGGGCCTTGTCCCGAAGGCGCGAAGCTGCACAATTCCTACTACGTCCTTCAGGGCGGCAAGATCGCTGCCGTGACGCACAAGTATTTCCTGCCCAACTTCAACGTCTTCGACGAGGTGCGGCTGTTCTCGCGCGATCAGTTGCAGGGTCCGGTCAGCATCAACGGCGTGCGCGTCGGCATGCCGGTCTGCGAGGATGCATGGTATCCGGACGTGGTCGAGGCGATGGAGGAATCGGGGGCGGAGATCCTCGTGGTGCCGAACGGCTCGCCCTATTTCCGCAACAAGTACGAGACGCGCCTGAACAAGATGATCGCCCGGGTGATCGAATCCGGGCTGCCGCTGGCCTACCTGAACATGGTGGGCGGGCAGGACGACCAGGTGTTCGACGGCGGCTCCTTCGTTTTGAACCCGCACGCGCGGCTTGCCGTGCAGCTGCCGGTGTTCGAGGAGGTCACGACCACCGTCGATTTCGTCCGGGGAGACGATGGCTGGAAGGCGGAGGAAGGCGCATTCGTCACCCATCCCGGCGCGTGGGAGCAGGATTACAACGTCATGGTCCTCGCCTTGCGCGACTATTGCCGCAAGACGGGATTCGGCAAGGTCCTGCTGGGCATGTCTGGGGGCGTCGATTCCGCCCTGGTCGCGACCATCGCCGTGGATGCGCTGGGGGCGGAGAACGTGCGCTGCGTGATGCTGCCGTCCGAATACACCTCCGAACATTCGCTGGAAGACGCCAAGGCCTGCGCCAATGCGCTGGGGTGCCGGTACGATTTCGTGCCGATCAGCAAGGGGCGCGACGCGATCACCGAGACGCTGGCGCCGCTGTTCGAGGGCACCGAGCCCGACCTGACGGAAGAGAACATCCAGTCCCGCCTGCGCGGGCTCTTGCTGATGGCGCTGTCGAACAAGTTCGGGGAAATGCTGCTGACCACCGGCAACAAGTCCGAGGTCGCGGTGGGCTATGCCACGATCTACGGCGACATGGCGGGCGGCTACAATCCGATCAAGGATCTCTACAAGACCCGCGTGTTCGAGACCTGCCGCTGGCGGAACGCCAACCATCGCGGCTGGATGAAGGGCCCGGAGGGCGAGGTCATCCCGGAACGGATCATCACCAAGCCGCCCTCGGCGGAACTGCGCGAAGACCAGAAGGACAGCGACTCGCTGCCCGATTACCCGGTGCTTGACGCGATCCTCGACATTCTCGTGGATCAGGACGGGTCGGTGTCGGATTGCGTGGCCGCTGGCTATGCCCAAGAGGACGCCATGCGGGTCCAGCATCTGCTCTACATCAGCGAATACAAACGGTTCCAGTCGGCGCCGGGCGCCCGGCTGACCAGCCGCGCCTTCTGGCTGGACCGCCGCTATCCGATCGTGAACCGCTGGCGGGACGAAGGCTAG
- the gltX gene encoding glutamate--tRNA ligase produces MTVTRFAPSPTGYIHVGNLRTALFNFLIARKSGGTFVLRIDDTDPERSKEAYVDALKQDLEWLGITWDRIERQSLRLDRYAEAADKLREMGRFYEAWETPTELDLKRKKQLNMGKPPVYDRAALALSEDEKAKMRAERGDGVWRFKLIQERIEWEDGILGPISIDAASVSDPVLIRADGQVLYTIASVVDDMEMGITHVVRGNDHVTNTATQIQIIEALGGTPPSFAHHSLLTGPQGEALSKRLGTLALRDLREAGVEPEALLSLMARLGSSQPVELRMSMDEIAEGFDLSQFGSAPTKFDVEDLYPLTARKMHALPFEAVADEVRALGVPDDKAELFWQVVRENITTRKDMPGWWALFRDGATPLVADEDKDFVAQAFGMLGEPPYGPETWSQWTGAVKEATGRKGKGLFMPLRKAVTGLERGPEMADVMQLLQKRPG; encoded by the coding sequence ATGACCGTCACCCGTTTCGCGCCCTCGCCCACCGGCTACATCCACGTCGGCAACCTGCGCACCGCCCTGTTCAACTTTCTGATCGCCCGCAAGAGCGGCGGCACCTTCGTTCTGCGGATCGACGACACCGATCCGGAGCGCTCGAAAGAGGCCTACGTCGACGCGCTGAAGCAGGACCTCGAATGGCTGGGGATCACCTGGGATCGGATCGAGCGCCAGTCGCTGCGGCTGGACCGCTATGCCGAGGCTGCCGACAAGCTGCGCGAGATGGGCCGTTTCTACGAGGCGTGGGAAACCCCGACCGAGCTGGACCTGAAGCGCAAGAAGCAGCTCAACATGGGCAAGCCGCCGGTCTATGACCGCGCGGCCCTGGCGCTGTCTGAGGACGAGAAGGCAAAGATGCGGGCCGAGCGGGGCGACGGTGTCTGGCGCTTCAAGCTGATCCAGGAGCGGATCGAGTGGGAAGACGGCATCCTTGGCCCGATCTCCATCGACGCGGCGTCGGTGTCCGATCCGGTGCTGATCCGGGCCGACGGTCAGGTGCTGTATACCATCGCCTCCGTGGTCGATGACATGGAGATGGGGATCACCCACGTGGTGCGCGGCAACGACCACGTCACCAACACCGCGACGCAGATCCAGATCATCGAGGCGCTCGGTGGCACACCGCCGTCCTTTGCGCACCACTCGCTGCTGACCGGCCCGCAGGGCGAGGCCCTGTCCAAGCGGCTGGGCACGCTGGCGCTGCGCGACCTGCGCGAGGCGGGCGTGGAGCCGGAGGCGCTGCTGTCGCTGATGGCGCGGCTCGGGTCGTCGCAGCCCGTTGAGCTGCGCATGTCGATGGACGAGATCGCGGAGGGTTTCGACCTGTCGCAGTTCGGCTCTGCGCCTACGAAGTTCGACGTCGAGGACCTGTACCCGCTGACCGCCAGGAAGATGCACGCGCTGCCTTTCGAGGCGGTGGCCGACGAGGTGCGCGCGCTGGGTGTGCCCGACGACAAAGCAGAGCTGTTCTGGCAGGTCGTGCGCGAGAACATCACCACCCGCAAGGACATGCCGGGCTGGTGGGCGCTGTTCCGCGACGGGGCCACGCCGCTGGTGGCCGACGAGGACAAGGACTTCGTCGCGCAGGCCTTTGGCATGCTGGGCGAACCGCCCTACGGTCCCGAGACCTGGAGCCAGTGGACCGGCGCCGTGAAGGAGGCCACCGGCCGCAAGGGCAAGGGCCTGTTCATGCCGTTGCGCAAGGCCGTCACGGGTCTGGAGCGCGGGCCGGAAATGGCAGATGTCATGCAGCTTTTGCAGAAGCGTCCGGGCTAA
- a CDS encoding MORN repeat-containing protein yields MKTVRILSVLGALALGSAAMSQEDVVTKEYDDGGVYEGTFLDGLQHGRGTYRLPNGYEYTGEWVEGEIRGEGVARFPNGSIYEGQFAKGKPEGMGKITFADGGTYEGSWLDGKITGQGVATYANGVRYEGAFRNALHHGKGVMTAPNGYVYDGQWVNGVKEGTAKITYPDGSVYEGRVANGERDGMGKLEMPDGLIYEGTWRDGQIDGNGKLTQPNGDVYEGALVDGRREGQGKVTYVSGDVYDGEFNNDQRHGIGTFIGKDGYRYEGNWITGQIEGQGKVTYPDGSVYEGEFTGDLANGTGKITYPDGATYEGTWVDGVIDGKGIATYPNGLRYEGGFVNARNDGFGIMTYPDGYRYEGEWQDGERHGAGTATYPDGTVYEGQFRDGLRHGQGTITMPTGFRYVGAWANGEINGEGVATYANGDVYEGSFRNGKREGEGTMRYATGEQATGEWIGGALTRNSTTTPAPGTAETGDAPGSEDTAATPEDPPASE; encoded by the coding sequence ATGAAAACCGTTCGCATTCTGTCTGTTCTGGGCGCCCTCGCACTGGGCTCTGCCGCCATGTCCCAAGAGGACGTGGTGACGAAGGAATACGACGACGGCGGGGTGTACGAAGGCACCTTCCTCGACGGGCTCCAGCACGGGCGCGGCACCTACCGCCTGCCCAACGGCTACGAATACACCGGCGAATGGGTGGAGGGCGAGATCCGCGGCGAGGGCGTCGCCCGCTTTCCCAACGGCTCGATCTACGAAGGCCAGTTCGCCAAGGGCAAACCCGAGGGCATGGGCAAGATCACCTTCGCCGACGGCGGCACCTACGAAGGCTCGTGGCTCGACGGCAAGATCACCGGGCAGGGCGTGGCAACCTACGCCAACGGCGTCCGCTACGAGGGCGCCTTCCGCAACGCGCTGCACCACGGCAAGGGCGTGATGACCGCGCCCAACGGCTACGTCTACGACGGCCAGTGGGTGAACGGCGTCAAGGAAGGCACCGCAAAGATCACCTACCCCGACGGTTCGGTCTACGAAGGCCGCGTGGCCAACGGCGAACGCGACGGCATGGGCAAGCTCGAGATGCCCGACGGCCTGATCTACGAAGGCACCTGGCGCGACGGCCAGATCGACGGCAATGGCAAGCTCACCCAGCCCAACGGCGACGTCTACGAAGGTGCGCTGGTCGACGGCCGCCGCGAGGGTCAGGGCAAGGTCACCTATGTGTCCGGCGACGTCTACGACGGCGAGTTCAACAACGACCAGCGCCACGGCATCGGCACCTTCATCGGCAAGGACGGCTACCGCTACGAGGGCAACTGGATCACCGGCCAAATCGAGGGGCAGGGAAAGGTCACCTACCCCGACGGCTCGGTCTACGAGGGTGAGTTCACCGGCGACCTCGCCAACGGCACCGGCAAGATCACCTATCCCGACGGCGCAACCTACGAAGGCACCTGGGTCGATGGCGTGATCGACGGCAAGGGCATCGCCACCTATCCGAACGGCCTGCGCTACGAGGGCGGCTTCGTGAACGCCCGCAACGACGGCTTCGGGATCATGACCTATCCCGACGGCTACCGCTACGAGGGCGAATGGCAGGACGGCGAACGCCACGGCGCGGGCACCGCCACCTACCCGGACGGCACGGTCTACGAGGGACAGTTCCGCGACGGCCTGCGCCATGGTCAGGGCACGATCACCATGCCGACCGGCTTCCGCTACGTCGGCGCCTGGGCCAACGGCGAGATCAACGGCGAAGGTGTCGCCACCTACGCCAACGGCGACGTCTACGAAGGCTCGTTCCGCAATGGCAAGCGCGAGGGCGAAGGCACCATGCGCTACGCCACGGGCGAACAGGCCACCGGCGAATGGATCGGCGGCGCGCTGACCCGCAACAGCACCACCACGCCCGCCCCCGGCACCGCCGAGACAGGGGATGCCCCCGGGTCCGAAGACACCGCCGCCACCCCCGAAGATCCGCCCGCCAGCGAGTAA
- the thpR gene encoding RNA 2',3'-cyclic phosphodiesterase, protein MRLFIALSLPPEARGPLTALQERLPVGRPVPEENLHLTLAFLGDQPDEAVEALHDALSTLRAPAVPLTLSGAALFGGKSGQAVGLEADGGQALTEMFNRVRSRLRSAGVTVERRRFRPHVTLARLKGGADASGALSVLAGASVGPVVATSFGLFRSHLNRDGAIYEALAVYPLVV, encoded by the coding sequence ATGCGCCTGTTTATCGCTCTTTCCCTGCCCCCGGAGGCCCGCGGACCGCTGACTGCCCTTCAGGAACGCCTGCCGGTCGGACGCCCCGTACCCGAAGAGAACCTGCATCTGACGCTGGCCTTCCTAGGTGACCAGCCCGACGAGGCGGTCGAGGCGCTGCATGACGCGCTGTCCACCCTGCGCGCCCCGGCGGTGCCCCTGACCCTGTCCGGTGCCGCGCTGTTCGGCGGCAAGAGCGGGCAGGCCGTGGGCCTCGAGGCGGACGGCGGCCAGGCACTGACGGAGATGTTCAACAGGGTACGCTCCCGCCTGCGCAGCGCCGGGGTGACGGTCGAACGGCGCCGCTTCCGCCCCCACGTGACGCTGGCGCGGTTGAAGGGCGGTGCGGATGCCTCCGGCGCGCTGTCGGTGCTGGCCGGTGCCTCTGTCGGTCCGGTGGTCGCCACTTCCTTCGGGCTGTTCCGGTCACACCTGAACCGCGACGGCGCGATTTACGAGGCGCTGGCCGTCTACCCGCTGGTGGTCTGA
- a CDS encoding ABC transporter substrate-binding protein produces MTRISRRGLLTTGAAAGVLAASGLPLRAQAKKGGRLRAGLSGANTSDNWDGRTHSDLFMIASAQGAVFDSLTEIAPDGSLRGELATDWEATPDAKTWTFNLRSGVTFHNGKAFGADDVIESLQMHIAEGAKSAAKPIVEPIVEMKKTGDLQVQLTLAEGNADLPYLLSDYHILIYPAGMIEEAIAKGIGTGLYQVQSFEPGVRFVGTRYPDHYKGDEAGFFDEIEYIAINDNTARMNALMTGQVDAINRIDFKTEALLKANPMIRIQEVTGNQHYIFPMLTNLAPYSDVNVRKALKHGINRQEMVDKILLGHGQVGNDSPIGPANQYYLEMEQLAYDPDKAKFYLKEAGMESIDIDLSASSAAFEGAVDAAQLFQASAKAGGININVVQEPADGYWSNVWLKKPFCASYWSGRATEDWMFSTAYAEGAPWNDSQWGSEDSARFQELLVNARAELDSAKRRDMYGEMQMILRNEGGVLVPMFANYVQAISNKVASPDKVGNLWQMDNARMAERWWMA; encoded by the coding sequence ATGACACGTATCAGCAGACGCGGACTACTGACCACGGGTGCCGCTGCCGGTGTGCTGGCGGCCTCCGGCCTGCCCCTGCGCGCCCAGGCCAAGAAGGGCGGCCGCCTGCGGGCCGGCCTGTCCGGGGCCAACACCTCGGACAACTGGGACGGGCGGACACACTCCGACCTGTTCATGATCGCCTCCGCGCAGGGCGCGGTATTCGACAGCCTGACCGAGATCGCGCCGGACGGCTCGCTGCGCGGTGAACTGGCGACCGACTGGGAAGCGACGCCGGACGCGAAGACCTGGACGTTCAACCTGCGATCGGGCGTGACCTTCCACAACGGCAAGGCCTTTGGCGCGGACGACGTGATCGAGTCGCTGCAGATGCACATCGCGGAAGGCGCGAAGTCCGCCGCGAAGCCCATCGTCGAGCCCATCGTCGAGATGAAGAAGACCGGCGACCTGCAGGTGCAGCTGACGCTGGCCGAGGGCAACGCCGACCTGCCCTACCTGCTGTCCGACTACCACATCCTGATCTACCCGGCGGGCATGATCGAGGAGGCCATCGCCAAGGGCATCGGCACCGGCCTCTACCAGGTGCAGTCGTTCGAGCCGGGCGTGCGCTTTGTCGGCACCCGTTATCCCGATCACTACAAGGGTGACGAGGCGGGCTTCTTCGACGAGATCGAGTACATCGCGATCAACGACAACACCGCCCGCATGAACGCCCTGATGACCGGCCAGGTGGACGCCATCAACCGGATCGACTTCAAGACCGAGGCGCTCCTGAAGGCGAACCCGATGATCCGCATCCAGGAAGTGACGGGCAACCAGCACTACATCTTCCCGATGCTGACCAACCTGGCGCCCTACAGCGACGTCAACGTCCGCAAGGCGCTGAAGCACGGCATCAACCGCCAGGAGATGGTGGACAAGATCCTGCTGGGCCATGGCCAGGTGGGCAACGACAGCCCCATCGGCCCCGCCAACCAGTACTACCTCGAGATGGAGCAGCTTGCCTACGATCCCGACAAGGCGAAGTTCTACCTCAAGGAAGCCGGGATGGAGTCCATCGACATCGACCTCTCGGCGTCTTCGGCGGCGTTCGAGGGTGCGGTGGATGCGGCCCAGCTGTTCCAGGCCTCGGCCAAGGCGGGCGGCATCAACATAAACGTGGTGCAGGAACCGGCGGACGGCTACTGGTCGAACGTCTGGCTGAAGAAGCCGTTCTGTGCCTCTTACTGGTCGGGCCGCGCAACAGAGGACTGGATGTTCTCGACCGCCTACGCGGAAGGTGCGCCGTGGAACGACAGCCAGTGGGGTTCGGAAGACAGCGCCCGTTTCCAGGAGCTGCTCGTGAACGCCCGTGCCGAGCTCGATTCGGCGAAGCGCCGCGACATGTACGGCGAGATGCAGATGATCCTGCGCAACGAGGGCGGCGTGCTGGTGCCGATGTTCGCGAACTATGTCCAGGCGATCTCCAACAAGGTGGCGAGCCCGGACAAGGTCGGCAACCTCTGGCAGATGGACAACGCCCGCATGGCAGAGCGGTGGTGGATGGCCTGA
- a CDS encoding PRC-barrel domain-containing protein, giving the protein MKTFYASALALTVAATGAFAESHTNAEGDAAKATDQTTMTQEADATANTDSSMDTGMDSGAKLIRTRDITGGDIYTMNEAMDEGSAWDMQYTEVGADWNDIGEIEDIVLDSNGQMIGVVAEVGGFLDIGDKHVLLEMTDVKLVPVDDKTYAVVTRLNEEDLEAKEGIDEGFWD; this is encoded by the coding sequence ATGAAGACTTTTTACGCATCCGCACTCGCCCTGACCGTGGCCGCAACCGGCGCTTTCGCTGAAAGCCACACGAACGCAGAAGGCGACGCCGCGAAGGCGACCGATCAGACGACCATGACGCAGGAAGCAGACGCAACCGCGAACACCGATTCCTCAATGGACACGGGCATGGACTCCGGCGCCAAGCTGATCCGCACCCGCGACATCACCGGCGGTGACATCTACACCATGAACGAAGCCATGGACGAAGGCTCCGCCTGGGACATGCAGTACACCGAGGTTGGCGCCGACTGGAACGACATCGGCGAGATCGAGGACATCGTGCTCGACTCCAACGGCCAGATGATCGGCGTCGTGGCCGAGGTCGGTGGTTTCCTCGACATCGGTGACAAGCACGTGCTGCTTGAAATGACCGACGTGAAACTCGTGCCGGTCGACGACAAGACCTACGCCGTCGTGACCCGCCTGAACGAGGAAGATCTCGAAGCCAAGGAAGGCATCGACGAAGGTTTCTGGGACTGA
- a CDS encoding ABC transporter ATP-binding protein, with translation MSDLLVEMRDVRIEGRSDDTWTPIVKGVDLTLKKGEVLGLIGESGAGKSTLGLAAMGFCRDGVRISGGSVTFDGIDLLAASAETKRQLLGKRIAYVAQSAAASFNPAHKLIDQHTEAPVQHGVASKSESAEDGVELYRRLRLPNPEEIGFRYPHQVSGGQLQRAMTAMAMACRPDLIIFDEPTTALDVTTQIEVLASIRDIVEQFDTAAIYITHDLAVVAQMADRIKVLLKGDEVEENETREMLSHPKEDYTKSLWAVREFVRPAKPAPALDATPVISVQGVTAAYGQIDVLHDVSFDIHAGRTVAVVGESGSGKSTTARCITGLLPPRIGRIELDGDVLPPDYRKRSRDQLRQIQMIYQMADTALNPRQTIGEIIGRPVEFYMGLRGRAKRDRVAELMEQIELPAKQYLHRLPSELSGGQKQRIGIARALAAEPKFIICDEVTSALDQLVAEGILRLLARLQDELGLSYMFITHDLATVRSIADEVVVMKDGEVVEQGPKAEMFRPPHHPYTDLLLSSVPEMDPDWLTNLLTERGVDNIGDAAVTRMD, from the coding sequence ATGTCCGATCTGCTTGTCGAAATGCGCGATGTGCGGATCGAGGGGCGATCCGACGACACCTGGACCCCGATCGTCAAGGGCGTGGACCTGACCCTGAAGAAGGGCGAGGTCCTTGGCCTGATCGGCGAATCGGGGGCGGGCAAGTCGACGCTGGGCCTTGCCGCCATGGGGTTCTGCCGCGACGGCGTGCGGATTTCCGGCGGATCGGTGACCTTCGACGGGATCGACCTGCTGGCGGCGAGCGCGGAGACCAAGCGCCAGCTACTGGGCAAGCGCATCGCCTACGTGGCGCAATCTGCCGCGGCCTCCTTCAACCCGGCGCACAAGCTGATCGACCAGCACACCGAGGCGCCCGTTCAGCACGGCGTCGCATCGAAGTCCGAAAGCGCCGAGGACGGGGTGGAGCTGTACCGGCGTCTGCGCCTGCCCAACCCCGAAGAGATCGGCTTTCGCTATCCGCACCAGGTGTCTGGCGGTCAGTTGCAGCGCGCGATGACGGCGATGGCCATGGCTTGTCGCCCCGACCTCATCATCTTCGACGAGCCGACGACGGCGCTTGACGTGACCACGCAGATCGAGGTGCTGGCCTCCATCCGCGACATCGTCGAGCAGTTCGACACGGCGGCGATCTACATCACGCACGACCTGGCCGTGGTGGCGCAGATGGCCGACCGCATCAAGGTTCTGCTGAAGGGTGACGAGGTCGAAGAGAACGAAACCCGCGAGATGCTGTCCCACCCCAAGGAAGACTACACCAAGAGCCTCTGGGCCGTGCGGGAGTTCGTGCGGCCGGCCAAGCCAGCGCCCGCGCTGGATGCGACGCCGGTGATCTCGGTGCAGGGCGTGACGGCGGCCTATGGCCAGATCGACGTGCTGCACGACGTGAGCTTTGACATCCACGCGGGCCGGACGGTTGCGGTGGTGGGCGAAAGCGGGTCGGGCAAGTCGACCACCGCGCGTTGCATCACCGGGCTTCTGCCGCCGCGCATCGGGCGGATCGAGCTGGACGGAGACGTGCTGCCCCCGGACTATCGCAAGCGGTCGCGCGACCAGTTGCGGCAGATCCAGATGATCTACCAGATGGCGGACACGGCACTGAACCCGCGCCAGACCATCGGCGAGATCATCGGGCGTCCGGTGGAGTTCTACATGGGCCTGCGCGGCCGGGCAAAACGCGACCGGGTGGCAGAGCTGATGGAGCAGATCGAGCTGCCCGCGAAGCAGTACCTCCACCGCCTGCCGTCCGAGCTTTCAGGCGGGCAGAAACAGCGGATCGGGATCGCCCGCGCGCTGGCTGCCGAGCCGAAGTTCATCATCTGCGACGAGGTGACGAGCGCGCTCGACCAGCTTGTGGCAGAGGGCATTCTGCGTCTGCTGGCGCGGTTGCAGGACGAACTGGGCCTGTCCTACATGTTCATCACCCACGACCTTGCGACCGTGCGCTCCATCGCCGACGAGGTGGTTGTGATGAAGGACGGCGAGGTGGTCGAACAGGGCCCCAAGGCCGAGATGTTCAGGCCGCCGCACCATCCCTACACCGATCTCCTGCTGTCGTCGGTGCCGGAGATGGACCCGGACTGGCTGACGAACCTGCTGACGGAGCGTGGCGTGGACAACATCGGCGACGCCGCCGTGACCAGAATGGACTGA